Within Mucilaginibacter inviolabilis, the genomic segment ATACTTTTAATGGCACTAACAAAGTAAAGTCTTTATTTAAGTGGCAATGGGCTGCTGCTATTTTGGTATTAGGTATAGCAGGTGGCTTATTGTATACATGGAAACTTCGACAAGCAGATCAAGCTGCTAAGCTGGTTATGCACGAAGTTAGGGTTCCTTATGGAACAACCAGAAAGTTGATCATGCCCGATGGAACCAAGATTATACTGAATGCCGGAAGTATACTTACCTATCCTGAAACATTTGCAAAAAACACAAGAGATGTTAATCTTACCGGCGAAGGTTTTTTTGAAGTAACGCACAATGCCAAAAGGCCTTTCCTGGTGCATACCCATAAATTGACCGTAAAAGTACTCGGAACGGTATTTAATGTTAAAGCTTATAATAACGACAGAAATATCGAAACTACTTTACTCAAAGGTAAAGTACAGGTTGAATTGGAAAATAATCCGGAGAAAGATATAGTCCTGTTGCCTAACGAAAAGCTATTAGTGGCTAACAGCCAACTTCAAACCCATGCACAGGCTGTCGGTATTAAAGAAGCAAAAATAGAATACCAGGTCATTACCCTTCCACCTGTTAAAGCCGATGAGATTAAAGAAACTGCCTGGCTTGACAATCGGATATTGTTCACCAATGAGCTTTTTGAAGATGTTGCTAAACAAATAGAACGAAAGTATAACGTGCAGATTGTGTTTGAAAACCAGGCTCTTGAAGCCGAGCAAATAAGTGGTTTGCTGGATAAAGAGTCATTACAGGATGCTCTTCGGATCATAGAAGTAACAACCCCGTTCAACTACCGCATGGACGGAAATACAGTCTATCTGTCGAAAAAAGAGAAACAAAATTAATTTAACTAACCCCTAAAACTAACGCGTATGACATTGAAACATTACTTATCAGATTCCTGACATCCAAAATAAACAAGGGAAGAGCTGGCACTCCTCCCTGTAAAAACAAATCGGATTTTTATTAACAAGAGTAAGATGTTGTAACACAGGACTTACTCTATCCATTAATTTTCAAAACAAATGTAATGAAAAAAACAAGAAGGGTATTTCCGCTTCAGGGTGCCCCCGTATGTCTAAAAGTTATTTTGCTGATGAAAGCAGTTTTCCTTCTTATGCTGGTTACATGTATGCAAGTTTCGGCCACAGTGTATTCTCAACAAAAATTTACACTAAGCATTAAGCAAACCGAAGTAAGCAGCATATTAACCAAAATTCAAAAACAAAGTGATTATCGATTCTTTTACAACTACACCTCCATCAAAAAACTGGGTAAGGTTGATCTCGATGTAAAGGATGCTACTATCGATCAGATATTAAGCAGTCTTATTGATAATAA encodes:
- a CDS encoding FecR family protein; the protein is MAKSMGKTATAEELAELNTFLEQFPESKKMYQVTMALKGNEKQPDAIKQKDISTKLEELWYKIKSADENSDTFNGTNKVKSLFKWQWAAAILVLGIAGGLLYTWKLRQADQAAKLVMHEVRVPYGTTRKLIMPDGTKIILNAGSILTYPETFAKNTRDVNLTGEGFFEVTHNAKRPFLVHTHKLTVKVLGTVFNVKAYNNDRNIETTLLKGKVQVELENNPEKDIVLLPNEKLLVANSQLQTHAQAVGIKEAKIEYQVITLPPVKADEIKETAWLDNRILFTNELFEDVAKQIERKYNVQIVFENQALEAEQISGLLDKESLQDALRIIEVTTPFNYRMDGNTVYLSKKEKQN